In Megachile rotundata isolate GNS110a chromosome 10, iyMegRotu1, whole genome shotgun sequence, the sequence tttattttaatttatacaaagcaaacaaaatatattcagaatttttaaataaattcttaagtATTTTACATACCCTCCACAATCCACGAATACCTTCGTGTTGATATACATCTTGAAAACAACCGAATAGcgataaatttgaattaataccAGTTACTTGCATGCGAACTTTTACCACATCTGTGGGGTTAGCTATTGCACTTGAAATAGCTCCTGCTAATGCAGcacatacaatatttataacaacTAAATCATCTGTTTCCCATTTATCCATAGCTGCCTTTTTTAGGGAATAATAGGTACCAAATTTTATAGTTCCATAAGTGGCTTGTCTTAAAATAGCTGAACTGATtctatataacaaaaatattaatgataacATGAGATTCTGTATTGTTAATCCgatattataattaaagtatattgctgaaacgataaaaaaatagttttaaattgtttttacaaatacatgtaacaattttatatatgtacTTACCCAGAATATAGAGCTTTAAATCCTTCTTGTTGCGATATTTGATACAATGCATCTGTCATACCAGAATACTTTAAATGAGCATATCTTTTATCTAACTTTTGTCCCTGAACTTGTAGTCGAGTTTTTGTTGTATCTAAGGGAAAAGTACCTAATtggaaataatatattaacaaaaattatttaatatttataacgtatttcatttataaagaagttataaaattttaatatcacaaACCTAGTTCAGCAACAATTGAAGCTAAACCCCCATAAACAAAAGGTTTCCAATCTTTCCAATGACTTTCTCCCATTACAACGTTTACTTCCTTATCATTAAAAAGAACGTCTATTAAATACTAATATCATACTTTTAAAACACACTTTcacaattaaattgttaaaactataattactagaacggtcaagaaataaataaataaataaattttagttaGGTTAACTTAAtccaaattgttttatttaagaaaatgaaatataaactaaatataacatttatattgctgttttaaatattaatgtatgcGATTTTACTATGATTTAGCTGTAACCTTGAAATTGTCtttaatgaatataatatatgtaattacCAGTCAACttataattgatataatttataactgtgcagtaaattttatgtacaaataattgcaatcaataataaaagttattatATCAATAGTTGCGTTTTAATTGTCAATTTGTACTTTAATTTTACACGAGAATTGTTCTTAGCATTGTTCGAAAGTGTTAAAAAACCGTAAATCGACGCCAGCAAATGCATGACCAATCAACGTGTACTAGTATAGTTATATATAGTATAAGTTCTTAAAAAGTTCCTATACTgttctaaattcagaaattttcaaattaaaaatctttaaaagTTGGAATTGCACGACTGACTCATTTTTTTagcttctaaaatttaaaatcttattCTAGATTAAATAACCAGACtttactatatacatatatacatattatttttaactgaaTGCTGCTTGTTGTATCAACAAACTTTATAAAAAatctatctatatatatatgtaatagaatcaaattgtataaaaagtacaattgagaaaaatatgaattatgTTAGAATTTCAAgtcaagttaaaaaatattcagtttGCCAAGTGATTATGATACACATTGTGCACTTAAAATCTTTCGTACACTTAATTACATTTATGGAAGAAATAAATATcgaaaacataaatattttaattaataaatgctgTACAAAGAGTATAATAGTTGGTAATTTAATATATCAATCAGCTCGAACTGGTACTCTCGTATGTACCGTTGTTTTATGTTTATAGATATAAACTTGTGCTAGAATTGCTATATCAATTAGAACTTGAAGAGTTCCACAAACTTCGAACTGAATTGGAGCttcttttacaataaaataacacGTTTTAAACGTATCGCCTAATGTCCACATAGTAACCATAAGTATACTGAAATAAACATGACAACATTAGTAACTTTATTATTGGAATAAATTACTTTAGAAAGTATTTCTAGTTTGTAAAATGATAACATCATACCTCATTCCATTGGtagattttttataaaaattgcgaAGAAGTTGTGGTAGACCAAGCATAGCTTCGGTTAATACTGCAAGTATTCCTACAATTTCAACAAATATCGGTACATCCACTAATAGGTACGTTAGAATTCCTACTAGGGCTGCaaacagcagcataaagtccaaATAAGATTGAAAGTCTGTCCATttccaaaaaaaatttgtatctaaatCTATCGAATTAAAATTGCTCGTTggttaaaagaaaattattacaaatatcgaATCGATTGTTAGATTATTTCTATGCATTGAAACATACCAGAAAATACATGTTctcgaatttttattacttGATTTCTATTTTGTACATTAACACAAAGTTTGATCATAATAAACATAGTGATGATCATAAATATACTTTGCAGTAAAAGAGGTATTTCATAATGCTTTCCGAACCTGAAAGAAAAATATCTTAATTACATTAACTAATAAGGTAAAAGCATGCGATACAAGAACAAGGGTACAAAccaaaaaaaaatacgtaatgTGTTAGCTATTAAAAGCGTAAGACATACATAAAGGGAGAATCCTTCTGCattctcctttttttttatttccttgtaCTGTGGTACATATGGAATAATTCCACCAAATATTATTGCTCCAGAAGCAAGCCAATGTGCCAAATCTTTAATCGTTAATTGTTCATAGACATTATACATTGTAGATGATTTTTTcatgtacataaaatttcacTATCTACGATTCATTACGGACGGTAAGTTTTAGGTTATATCCCCAATATTTTTAAACGTCATCTTGTCAATAAATCATTTAGATCAAAGAAATCTCTGATAATAATTAAAGAACCAACGAATCGCGACAAAATACATTAATGTTATACATGATGTATTACTACATATTACTGTTTTCTGCAATTTTGTTCgtattaacaataaatatgCAACATcactgtatacatatatatatattatatgataCTGTAATAAAGCTCTATATGTATGTGCATCATGAATATTAGATCCCAAATTATGTATGCGTACATACACGACGTGATTCATGAATTCAAAATATATTGTTGCTTAGCAACCTAAAGTAAAACGTCTATGTGTAAATATAAACATCTTACAAAGCGTCATAGCATCGGTTTAAAAtaagataataaatttttatcattctttttctctattattccaaatttttggtgaactgttaaaaaatttcacgtAATGAACATCAAGGGAaacatacaatataaataaacagtattatataggtaataataaagtATTCGAAGAAATGACGAGATGTAACAGGAGTGAAGTTAATCTGAAAAGCACCGGTATGAAacactatttttaattatttttcgacTCGATtaaatatcgatattttaaaatatactaaattttttttttgtcacaaatttcgaatttagcttacaatcaaaatggacaaaattattttgaacagtTAACGGCATATAATTCCATGAGTTCCCACTTACGACGTATTTTATTAGCAAAATGTGTCGTAgatgctaaaaataagaattatatCTATAAAAGAAAACAGTCATGCAAAAGCATTGATTATAAACCAGGATGTGCaagaacaaaaattacaaatgacgTAATTGATAGATTAGCATATGATACCCTGCATCATCCAGCGGTAATATACTCTCACAACTTACttatagaaatttattgaaaatttttaatttaattaaactcaTCTAATAATGCAATGATTTCTAAAATGTAGAAGACGATCTATCCGTAAATCgtgagttataatatttttcattcggtcattttctacttttaatatatgtatgctTTGTAAATAATTTCGAAAGTGGATTTCGATCAGCAAAAGTTCAGGAATCTctactataataataaaaaatctttAATGATATATCTTCAATTAACGAACAGgactttttaaaaatgtattacaaaTCGAGATATGTATGCCAGCGTGAAGATCAGAAGTATATCACCGGCTATTACAATGACGATGTAATTTGTTCGGAATCGAGACTACGTAATCACGTAATTTGCCCCGACACGTCCATATTCAAGTCAAATAAACTTGGGTCAGATATATCGTCAAGCAATGAAAACATAAAACAGCGATCTTTTACACGATctagttataataaaatatttaaacctataaatgtaaaatatccaACAAAAATCAAAGATTATTCGGAAAACAGGTGAGACGAATTTTACGGTAGACAAATTTGTTTCCTGTTTTAAGTTTAATTCAGTTTCAGGTGCTTATTATTCGTACTCTGTTAACTCGGAAATAAACATAGATTCAGTGATCATTCAATAGTTTATCAATCTGCCTCTGATTTTATAACGCAAGAGGTCAGTCGTTTTTCATCGACAGGAAGTACATCGAGAAGTTATGAAAATTACGAAAACGCACAAGAGTCTGCTAACATGACCAGTAATCAGAGAAAATGTAAACAAAATGAGGATATTAAATATGCAAAATTTGTATACGACATTACACGGGAAATAATGCACAAAGGTCTCTACACTGATAAGGAATTACAAGAAGTATTTAAGAAACATTTAGAGCAAAATAAACATGTTCTAGACAAGGTCAagatttagaatattttttttacaatttacatTTATCGCGTTTATCTTTAATAATCTACATTTATctttaaatagaataaaatgttGTACGAAGTATATCAGTTAAAAGTTGCTTTGAACGTGTCCGACGATTCGGATGACGAAGAATTAGAAGATCTTATTCGTACTCaacaattattgaatatttctgAAATACGACCACCTACACCGCCGAAAATTCTAAATGAAAACAAGTTGTACGAAAGATTAAGATCATACGGGGAGGAGAATGAAGTTGTGCAAGAATCAAAAACTGCTCGTAGGAAATCAGTTGTATTAATAGACGCTAATCCCCAATTAGTTATAACGGAAGAAGATGTCCTTACGTCGTTGGTAGAAGCCAACATTGACCCTAAACAAGCTCAACAAATTTGGAAAGAACTATTTTATAAAAGCAAAGATGCGTTATTACCGGTGCGTATTTATCATAATTAAAGATGCGCGAATAATCGAATGTTTGTCAAATTATCTGGTCAGATTCGGTTGGAAAAGCCATACGGACCTTCCGTTAATCCGATCGCATTTACGAATcatataaatatgtttaaacttataaatattaCGAGATTTCCAACTTCACACGAATATAATCGGATTACTTGAGGGTCCTCTGTTTGTTCGCTCCAGCGTGAACCCGAAATATCGGATATGTTTGCACATTCCTATTTATgcagaataattaataatatttattttttaattcatggAATGTACATTTTTTTTAGCATCAAACAAAAGAAAATCGATCGTACGAATATACAAGATTTCATCgcaatcaatctaattcaaattcgaataaaatagaCGGACGAGAAAAAAGTTGTACAACTTCCGACCTTATAATgcaagaaaataaaaacatacaagtagaataaaaatgatttgcataaattaaataatgaaaaatatttgacacgtttcAAAATGTTTCACCGCTTCTTTTACTAAGTATAAGAACAACTTCGTTTATTACATCTTGTTTATTAATAGAAATAGATATTATATCATTCTTTTCACTATACCTTTTTTTTACATTGTCATTTGTATATACTACATTCcagtaacaataaaatatatgatgAAAAAATATATCTTACAATGTACAAAGATAGTTACagtatgttttaaaaaattacaatattatttacatattaattatacattCTATGAtctatgaacatatgtatagatATTTTTACAACATCTTTTTCAAATTACACAGAAACTATTACATTTTATGTGCGTAGTATATATTGTACACGAGCTGCAAAACTAGAACTTTTCGTTATCAATATTAAACTCTCTTCTTATTACTATGTAAGTTTAAATTTACTTAGTCACTTTATGTACGAAttgcgtttctttttctttttaaagttCTAACCAACTTCACAATTGGTTATAAACaaactataaaaatgaaaatttattataaaatttcattaaatactaaaaaaaagaagaaagagagagagagagagagagagagagagagagagagagagagagagagagagagagagagagagagagagagagagagagagagagagagagagagagagagagagagagagagagagaaacatAAAAAAAGGTATAATTTGTAGTTGCCTTCCAAAAGGTATAAATTTAATCTTACACatatcataaaaaaataaaaacattatttCTCAACTTAGAAATATACAGAACCACATTTCTAGATTCAAATGCAATGTAAGTAATTGTTTACTATTTTTCAGTTAATAACTTCATCTACTTCTATTCTATATCAAATCAATCAGAAATATCGTTATGaagtgtttttgaattattttaaaagcATGCAAATTAATTAAGTTACATGCTACAATGGTAGTAGCTATAGCAAAAGTTAATTAGAAAGAAATTAAGTTTCGAGACAGAAATTTCATCCTGAGCAACTATGACATTCTATAATGACTTAGTTCATTCTTTATCAGCTACCATCAGATGCATTTGAAGAAGAATCTTCAAGTTCTGGAGCATTAGGACCTCTATTTAAAATAGCTAAGACATCTGTCACGTGTCTTACAGTAAAATCTGGTTGTGGATCTTCTTTCGACAAACGTGATTTATCCACTGTTGGAATCCAAATTGTACCTTTTAGACCTGCTTCAATTCCGcctaattaaaagaaatttttttttaagttaaatCAAATTTCTGGCTATACAAATTATTGTTTACATcgagtaaataaaaaatgtttaaatatattttaataatctgtagATAATATAATAAGAAGAATATAATACCTAAAATGTCAGTTTCCAGTTTATCGCCAACCATTATGCAACTATCaggttttacatttaaaaatcgaCATGCTTTACGAAATATTTCTCTTTCTGGCTTCTCCCATGGTAAATCACCAGAAACTAGAATGATGTCAAAATACTGTTCAAGCGAAAGCTTATGTATTTTTTCCCATTGAGCATTAGAAGGGCCGTTCGTAATCAAACCAATGAGGTATTTTATTCTCAATTGACGAAGCATTGAAATTACATCCGACGACAACATTAGATAATAATATCGTAGATACAACCATCGTTCATAAACTTGTTTTGCCAGGTATGAATATTTTTCTCCAAGTGCTTTAGTCCATAAAATTGTGCGCCAAGTATCCAaagtattaatcatattatcagGACATTTTCTAAATAGTTTCAAGTATGTTGTTGTGATCTTAACAGATACATCTTCAGGAATACCATACTCTTGTGTTAGTTCCTCAGCCAACTGTAGATAAAGGTAGAATACCACCTATTAATATCTGTTCATATTATAATACACAAGCCAAgcgatattacaaaataatgaacaaaataCAAAGTACATTCTAGAGGAAAATGAAACTGATTTCCACATTCAACATAATACGTACTAACATATTATATCCTGTTCAAGGAAAAACATTGATATCGATAGAATCCTTTAAAGAATCAGTTTACAAGTCAAAGATGACAAAACGTTTATTGAATGTGGATTGTGATGTAACCAAATTTTAAGGAGGAAGAATACAAACGATCAGTTAGGAGTTTAGGTCACTTAATTCAGTTTTTAATGATTACCTAGAAAATGCATTGATTCATTGAAATACTCGAGCCGATTAGTGGACACTCGAAGTGGCACCCGCGGTCGTTGCTGTAATCACAACAAAATCAGTTGTGCCAACGACAAACTTATATTAGTTGAACCCTGAGAAACCTTAGTTAAATGGTTTTTGGATGTTAACATTCACAGCATTTATCGTTTCAAGTTCTGTGTTGAAGACatcatttaaattttgatacaaTTTAACGATCCGTCTgctgcaatattttattttcaatgcatgaaaagctaataatatttaaaaaggtaggtaataatttgaaaaagaaaatactTTAAAAAACGATTTAATAGAAAGAccatattattttacaaaatcattcgatatacataaacattttttaaaattatatacactTTGAAACTATTAATTATAAGTAACATCTGAATTGTATCAGTTTTTAGTAGTCTATAATTtagtataaaatgtaaaaatatttagttcttgcgtatattttaatatttaagtttcAGAAACTACGTACTCTGTAAAAATATTGAGTAATTTCTTGGTTTGCCAAAAAACTATTTCCAGTCATGATTGCTACCTAAATATACATCAGAACTATAATCGTATGCacgtaattttacaaatatgtaaatagaACATGTTATTTTGGTAACACAAAATGTTAGTTTTTGAATGAGACTTATTAAAGATTAATGCACCCTATCTGAGTAAAGTGTATTTTaagacaaaattattttctctaattttttaaatatcttctaTCAAACCTATGAAGCACGTGTAATATGTTTTTGCATAAGACTCTATTGTTTAATAACATaagaatacaataaaaatccgTTAATATACAAAGTGACGTATTATACTATCGATATATAattctttcatttaaaattaattgaattctgtGTATTGGTTTTAATCTCCAAAAAGATGTTTTCCAAGTTCCATCATGCGATGATTTCTGCACACAGTTAAAGCTCCACGTTTCTTTAAAACAGAAGCAATATTTTCATCTGCTTTCACTAAATGACATAATAGATCTTCAAAGGCAGATTTTACATTTGGTTGAAGGCTTCCTATTTTCACTTTTTTCAGAGTTTCAATAATTTCTTCGGCCCAACCTGATTCAAGAGTAAATTGTGCTAG encodes:
- the LOC100881033 gene encoding uncharacterized protein LOC100881033 isoform X1, with product MTRCNRSEVNLKSTAYNQNGQNYFEQLTAYNSMSSHLRRILLAKCVVDAKNKNYIYKRKQSCKSIDYKPGCARTKITNDVIDRLAYDTLHHPADFLKMYYKSRYVCQREDQKYITGYYNDDVICSESRLRNHVICPDTSIFKSNKLGSDISSSNENIKQRSFTRSSYNKIFKPINVKYPTKIKDYSENRFSDHSIVYQSASDFITQEVSRFSSTGSTSRSYENYENAQESANMTSNQRKCKQNEDIKYAKFVYDITREIMHKGLYTDKELQEVFKKHLEQNKHVLDKNKMLYEVYQLKVALNVSDDSDDEELEDLIRTQQLLNISEIRPPTPPKILNENKLYERLRSYGEENEVVQESKTARRKSVVLIDANPQLVITEEDVLTSLVEANIDPKQAQQIWKELFYKSKDALLPHQTKENRSYEYTRFHRNQSNSNSNKIDGREKSCTTSDLIMQENKNIQVE
- the LOC100880804 gene encoding solute carrier family 66 member 2, producing MYMKKSSTMYNVYEQLTIKDLAHWLASGAIIFGGIIPYVPQYKEIKKKENAEGFSLYVCLTLLIANTLRIFFWFGKHYEIPLLLQSIFMIITMFIMIKLCVNVQNRNQVIKIREHVFSDLDTNFFWKWTDFQSYLDFMLLFAALVGILTYLLVDVPIFVEIVGILAVLTEAMLGLPQLLRNFYKKSTNGMSILMVTMWTLGDTFKTCYFIVKEAPIQFEVCGTLQVLIDIAILAQVYIYKHKTTVHTRVPVRAD
- the Bmcp gene encoding uncoupling protein Bmcp mitochondrial isoform X1 codes for the protein MGESHWKDWKPFVYGGLASIVAELGTFPLDTTKTRLQVQGQKLDKRYAHLKYSGMTDALYQISQQEGFKALYSGISSAILRQATYGTIKFGTYYSLKKAAMDKWETDDLVVINIVCAALAGAISSAIANPTDVVKVRMQVTGINSNLSLFGCFQDVYQHEGIRGLWRGVGPTAQRAAIIAAVELPIYDYSKKKLTTILGDSVSNHFVSSFIASMGSAIASTPIDVVRTRLMNQRRIHTTSGMLQPHIYSGSIDCFVQTFRNEGFLALYKGFVPTWFRMGPWNIIFFITYEQLKKLNHSQFSLNKILERSNE
- the LOC100881033 gene encoding uncharacterized protein LOC100881033 isoform X2, producing MTRCNRSEVNLKSTAYNQNGQNYFEQLTAYNSMSSHLRRILLAKCVVDAKNKNYIYKRKQSCKSIDYKPGCARTKITNDVIDRLAYDTLHHPAREDQKYITGYYNDDVICSESRLRNHVICPDTSIFKSNKLGSDISSSNENIKQRSFTRSSYNKIFKPINVKYPTKIKDYSENRFSDHSIVYQSASDFITQEVSRFSSTGSTSRSYENYENAQESANMTSNQRKCKQNEDIKYAKFVYDITREIMHKGLYTDKELQEVFKKHLEQNKHVLDKNKMLYEVYQLKVALNVSDDSDDEELEDLIRTQQLLNISEIRPPTPPKILNENKLYERLRSYGEENEVVQESKTARRKSVVLIDANPQLVITEEDVLTSLVEANIDPKQAQQIWKELFYKSKDALLPHQTKENRSYEYTRFHRNQSNSNSNKIDGREKSCTTSDLIMQENKNIQVE
- the LOC100879541 gene encoding N-acylneuraminate-9-phosphatase, with the protein product MATLHKKHLCPSNLAINAVFFDLDNTLIETRKGDNQTCRKLAEELTQEYGIPEDVSVKITTTYLKLFRKCPDNMINTLDTWRTILWTKALGEKYSYLAKQVYERWLYLRYYYLMLSSDVISMLRQLRIKYLIGLITNGPSNAQWEKIHKLSLEQYFDIILVSGDLPWEKPEREIFRKACRFLNVKPDSCIMVGDKLETDILGGIEAGLKGTIWIPTVDKSRLSKEDPQPDFTVRHVTDVLAILNRGPNAPELEDSSSNASDGS